Proteins from a genomic interval of Caldicellulosiruptor diazotrophicus:
- a CDS encoding GNAT family N-acetyltransferase has protein sequence MIEIKEVLLENREKIRNFCYINNVPFDEGAISHVVLDSNNILGVSQIKVENGVGEIITIFVKEEFRNMGLGDGLLKMQINFCYRNSIGFIKVKKGLNDGFFQRVGFVEDGEYLVLDVQAFYANFRCQQ, from the coding sequence ATGATTGAAATTAAAGAAGTACTACTGGAGAACCGAGAAAAAATCAGAAATTTTTGTTATATCAACAATGTGCCTTTTGATGAAGGCGCAATTTCACATGTTGTGTTAGATAGCAACAATATATTAGGGGTTTCTCAGATTAAGGTTGAAAATGGTGTAGGTGAAATCATTACTATTTTTGTGAAAGAAGAGTTTAGAAACATGGGATTGGGAGACGGACTTTTAAAAATGCAGATTAATTTTTGTTATAGAAATTCAATAGGTTTTATTAAAGTAAAAAAAGGTCTCAATGATGGTTTTTTCCAAAGAGTTGGATTTGTAGAAGATGGTGAATATCTTGTATTAGATGTTCAGGCGTTTTATGCAAATTTCAGATGTCAGCAATAA
- a CDS encoding MogA/MoaB family molybdenum cofactor biosynthesis protein, whose protein sequence is MDFTFAVITCSDKASIGEREDLSAKVIINILSSQGFINVFYKIVPDEKEMIKEAIIQAQKSGAHLILTTGGTGFYTRDVTPEATLEIVEKQTPGISELIRYETGKINKKSYLSRAVSGIYKNSLIINLPGSPKAVKECLEAVLPILNHGLNILLENERECGSGT, encoded by the coding sequence ATGGATTTTACATTCGCAGTAATCACATGCTCTGACAAAGCTTCAATAGGAGAAAGAGAGGATTTGAGCGCAAAAGTGATAATCAATATACTGTCATCACAAGGTTTTATAAATGTATTTTATAAGATTGTACCAGATGAGAAGGAAATGATAAAAGAAGCCATAATTCAAGCACAAAAAAGCGGAGCACACCTAATACTGACAACTGGTGGAACAGGATTTTATACAAGAGATGTGACACCTGAGGCAACACTTGAAATTGTAGAAAAACAAACACCAGGTATTTCAGAGCTTATAAGATATGAAACGGGAAAGATAAACAAGAAAAGCTACCTTTCCCGTGCTGTGTCAGGAATATACAAAAACAGTTTAATAATAAATCTTCCAGGTTCACCTAAGGCAGTAAAAGAGTGTCTTGAGGCAGTTTTACCAATTTTAAATCATGGTCTTAATATTCTCTTAGAAAATGAAAGAGAATGTGGAAGTGGAACTTGA
- a CDS encoding cyclic pyranopterin monophosphate synthase MoaC/MOSC-domain-containing protein: protein MEFTHFDKDGLPKMVDVTSKEPSFRVARASGKIFVGKDVIEAIENGLLPKGDVFATAKVAAINAAKKTFELIPLCHNIFLSFVDVSYRIDREEGYIEAVSEIKTEAKTGAEMEAITAVVIFLETVYDMCKAVKKDMVITDVRLIEKSGGKSGHYIFENENKTAKVVSINISKQKGTSKEPVNEAILIENYGIEGDAHAGTSHRQVSLLDISSIKKMEQYGLKGLCFGKFAENITTENLDLQKISLGTKLKIGNNVLLEISQIGKKCHGSGCEIARLVGVCIMPKEGLFAKVLKGGKIKAGDIIEILNE from the coding sequence ATGGAATTTACACATTTTGATAAAGATGGCCTTCCCAAGATGGTAGATGTTACGTCAAAAGAACCAAGTTTTAGGGTTGCAAGAGCAAGCGGGAAGATCTTTGTAGGAAAGGATGTTATTGAAGCAATTGAAAATGGGCTTTTACCGAAAGGGGATGTGTTTGCAACTGCTAAGGTTGCAGCGATAAATGCTGCCAAAAAGACATTTGAGCTCATACCTCTTTGCCACAACATATTTTTGTCTTTTGTTGACGTTTCGTATAGAATAGACAGGGAAGAAGGGTACATTGAAGCGGTATCAGAAATAAAAACTGAGGCAAAAACAGGTGCTGAGATGGAAGCAATCACAGCAGTGGTTATTTTTTTAGAGACAGTATATGACATGTGCAAAGCAGTAAAAAAAGATATGGTAATTACTGATGTCAGGCTTATAGAAAAATCTGGGGGAAAATCTGGACATTATATTTTTGAAAATGAAAATAAAACTGCAAAGGTTGTGTCAATCAATATCAGCAAACAAAAAGGAACATCAAAAGAACCAGTTAATGAAGCTATTTTGATTGAAAACTATGGGATTGAAGGTGATGCACACGCCGGGACTTCTCATCGTCAGGTGAGTCTTCTTGATATATCCAGCATAAAGAAGATGGAACAGTACGGGCTCAAAGGCCTTTGTTTTGGCAAGTTTGCAGAGAACATTACAACAGAAAACTTGGATCTGCAGAAAATTTCGCTTGGAACAAAACTGAAAATAGGGAATAATGTCTTGCTTGAGATAAGCCAGATAGGGAAAAAGTGCCACGGTAGCGGCTGCGAAATTGCAAGATTGGTTGGAGTTTGTATTATGCCCAAAGAAGGTCTGTTTGCAAAAGTATTAAAAGGTGGCAAAATTAAAGCGGGAGATATTATTGAGATCTTAAATGAGTAA
- the moaA gene encoding GTP 3',8-cyclase MoaA has translation MMKMFDGFSRKIDYLRLSVTDKCNFYCMYCRKKDLIYNTIDQLSKEEIFMIISAFKKLGIQKLRITGGEPFLRNDIFEIIDFAHSIGIKNINITTNGWLDTEKIKKVIKSPLKSINISLDTLEREKFRYVTGIDGLDKVLRAIDELKEYKRVKINTVLIRSVNLDEIEDLISYAKKSNIIIRFIELMPIGIANQIFEDEFVSKDEVIKRFKGIKEVATDKVSTAKYYYVEDFDYTVGFISSVSDHFCKTCNKVRVSSTGVLYNCLFDTNGLKLRDYLDAEELLLKKIEDFVKKKKLIRSLKSDMPMFRIGG, from the coding sequence GTGATGAAAATGTTTGATGGTTTTTCAAGAAAAATAGACTATTTGAGGCTTTCTGTGACAGATAAATGTAACTTTTATTGCATGTATTGCCGAAAAAAGGATTTGATTTATAATACGATAGACCAGCTTTCAAAAGAAGAAATATTTATGATAATCTCTGCATTTAAAAAGCTTGGAATACAAAAGCTTCGGATTACTGGTGGAGAGCCTTTTTTGAGAAATGATATTTTTGAGATAATTGACTTTGCACACAGTATTGGTATAAAAAACATAAATATAACAACAAATGGTTGGTTAGATACCGAAAAGATTAAAAAGGTTATTAAAAGTCCGCTAAAGTCAATAAATATTTCTCTTGATACATTAGAAAGAGAAAAATTTAGGTATGTGACTGGAATTGATGGTTTAGATAAGGTTTTGAGAGCGATAGATGAGTTAAAAGAATACAAGAGAGTGAAAATAAACACTGTGCTTATTCGCTCTGTTAACCTTGATGAGATAGAAGATTTGATTTCCTATGCAAAAAAGAGTAATATTATTATTCGCTTTATTGAACTTATGCCAATTGGTATTGCCAACCAAATCTTTGAAGATGAATTTGTAAGCAAAGATGAGGTTATCAAAAGGTTCAAAGGAATAAAAGAAGTGGCTACAGATAAAGTTTCCACTGCTAAATATTACTATGTTGAAGATTTTGACTACACGGTAGGATTTATAAGTTCTGTATCAGACCATTTTTGCAAAACATGCAATAAAGTCAGAGTCTCATCAACTGGCGTGCTTTACAACTGTCTTTTTGATACGAATGGCTTGAAATTAAGAGATTATCTGGATGCTGAAGAACTCCTGCTCAAAAAGATAGAAGATTTTGTCAAAAAGAAAAAGCTGATAAGAAGCCTAAAATCGGATATGCCGATGTTCAGAATAGGAGGGTAG
- a CDS encoding molybdopterin molybdotransferase MoeA: protein MKDYHFSAVLPQHARSCIQEILRKYLILNEEEISLYDARNRFIAEDYKAIHTSPPTDVAAMDGYAVMAEETFEAYDTNPKYIGCFKVVQTGESIDNFNAVIPFEDVQVEGEKIKIFQSYYPRQNIRSKGEDIKEGEMIIKKGEFLTFFDKVYLKAGGWLNVKVYKMPKVAFLPTGDELMDIIEKSGQLVEFNSVIFSELLYQYGFEISIFKPVANNLNVLKETLKKLLDEFDIVFVNAGSSKGDKDLTSEAIQSLGKVIVHGIAIKPGKPTVIGEVNGKLVMGLPGFPVSMFFVLKEIFLKAFFDTYLLNPKERTVSATLERRVGSDIGSEEYIRVKLENKDGKNHARVLKRGSSVISSLIRADGYIVVPINVDVVEEGSLVKVKMI, encoded by the coding sequence ATGAAAGATTATCATTTTTCAGCTGTGCTTCCCCAGCATGCAAGATCTTGTATCCAGGAAATTTTAAGAAAATATCTGATACTTAATGAAGAAGAAATTTCATTGTATGATGCAAGAAATAGATTTATTGCAGAGGATTACAAAGCTATTCACACATCCCCACCTACAGATGTTGCTGCAATGGATGGATATGCTGTGATGGCTGAAGAGACATTTGAAGCTTATGACACAAATCCAAAATACATTGGATGTTTCAAGGTTGTTCAAACAGGCGAGAGTATAGATAATTTCAATGCAGTTATTCCTTTTGAAGATGTCCAAGTTGAAGGTGAAAAAATAAAAATTTTTCAAAGTTACTATCCGCGCCAAAACATTCGTTCAAAAGGCGAGGATATAAAAGAAGGTGAGATGATAATAAAGAAAGGTGAGTTTTTGACATTTTTTGATAAGGTATATTTAAAAGCTGGTGGATGGCTTAATGTCAAAGTTTACAAAATGCCAAAGGTTGCTTTTCTTCCAACAGGGGATGAGCTTATGGATATAATTGAAAAAAGTGGGCAACTTGTTGAGTTCAATTCGGTGATTTTTAGTGAACTTCTTTATCAGTACGGTTTTGAAATTAGCATTTTCAAACCAGTAGCCAACAATTTAAATGTTTTAAAAGAAACTTTGAAAAAACTTTTAGATGAATTTGATATTGTGTTTGTAAATGCTGGGTCATCTAAAGGTGACAAAGATTTAACATCTGAAGCTATCCAAAGTCTTGGCAAGGTAATTGTCCACGGTATAGCTATAAAGCCTGGCAAACCAACAGTCATAGGTGAGGTAAATGGGAAACTTGTAATGGGGCTTCCTGGTTTTCCTGTTTCTATGTTTTTTGTTCTCAAAGAGATTTTTTTAAAGGCTTTTTTTGACACATATTTGTTGAATCCGAAAGAAAGAACCGTTTCGGCAACTTTGGAGAGAAGAGTTGGATCGGATATTGGATCTGAAGAGTATATAAGAGTAAAACTTGAAAACAAGGATGGCAAAAACCATGCAAGAGTTTTAAAAAGAGGATCAAGCGTGATTTCAAGCTTGATACGGGCAGATGGGTATATAGTTGTGCCAATAAATGTGGATGTGGTGGAAGAGGGAAGTTTGGTAAAGGTCAAGATGATTTGA
- a CDS encoding molybdopterin molybdotransferase MoeA: MKVLKTYFEVFEILKNEFYDFNLESEKIYIQDAVFRIAAQDIIADIDVPHFDKSTVDGYALRCEETFEANDEAPAMFEIIGEVKTGEVPDFQIQKRQAARIFTGGYVPQNANSIVMLENTIEEDGKLYVFKPVRPSENIIKKGEDIKKGNVVIKKYQKLEPVQIGVLAAIGRKEIEVFKKIRVGIISTGDEIISPDEKLDSAKIYDVNSFTLFTSCYREYALPKMYGIVKDDFEALKDILYKALQENDIVLISGGSSVGTYDNTLKAIESLKDSKVLVDGVSIKPGKPTIVAKVGTKAVFGLPGHPVSCLFIFNFFVKKLMDIILHQQDTSRKVFAKMKTSIATSSGRTEFMFVKLHFGDEILAEPLYGKSGSINLLNNASGYIRVDATKTGIRAGDIVEVILI, encoded by the coding sequence ATGAAGGTATTAAAAACATATTTTGAAGTGTTTGAAATACTTAAAAACGAATTTTATGATTTTAACCTTGAATCAGAAAAAATATATATTCAAGATGCGGTTTTTAGGATTGCGGCTCAAGATATTATAGCAGATATAGATGTTCCTCACTTTGACAAATCTACTGTTGATGGATATGCACTAAGATGTGAAGAGACGTTTGAAGCAAATGATGAAGCCCCGGCAATGTTTGAGATAATAGGCGAGGTAAAAACAGGAGAGGTACCAGACTTTCAAATACAAAAAAGACAGGCTGCAAGAATCTTCACAGGAGGATATGTACCACAAAATGCAAATAGTATTGTAATGCTTGAGAATACCATTGAAGAAGACGGGAAGCTTTATGTTTTCAAGCCTGTAAGACCTAGCGAGAATATAATTAAAAAAGGTGAAGATATAAAAAAAGGAAACGTTGTTATAAAGAAATATCAAAAACTTGAACCTGTTCAAATTGGTGTACTGGCAGCAATTGGAAGAAAGGAAATAGAAGTTTTTAAAAAAATAAGGGTGGGTATTATCTCAACCGGGGATGAGATAATTTCACCGGACGAAAAGCTTGATAGTGCAAAGATTTATGATGTTAACTCATTCACCTTGTTTACATCTTGCTACAGAGAATACGCTCTGCCAAAAATGTACGGAATTGTAAAAGATGATTTTGAAGCTTTAAAAGATATCCTCTATAAAGCTTTGCAGGAAAATGACATTGTTCTTATTTCAGGTGGAAGTTCAGTCGGTACATACGACAACACTTTAAAGGCTATTGAGAGCCTAAAAGATTCTAAGGTGCTTGTTGACGGTGTTTCAATAAAACCGGGCAAACCAACAATAGTAGCTAAGGTTGGAACAAAGGCAGTTTTCGGACTTCCTGGCCATCCTGTGTCTTGCCTTTTTATATTCAACTTTTTTGTAAAAAAACTTATGGACATAATATTACATCAGCAGGATACTTCCAGAAAAGTATTTGCAAAGATGAAGACAAGCATCGCAACTTCATCCGGCAGAACTGAGTTTATGTTTGTAAAGCTTCATTTTGGTGATGAGATTTTAGCTGAGCCTCTTTATGGAAAATCAGGTTCGATAAATCTTTTGAATAATGCAAGTGGATATATAAGGGTTGATGCAACAAAAACTGGTATCAGGGCGGGAGATATTGTTGAGGTGATATTGATATGA
- a CDS encoding ATP-binding cassette domain-containing protein, with product MIEIKNVKKNFGQVTLFECKNLTFEKKGLYVIRGPNGCGKTTFLKMLFGKDKEYSGTINNLFKKNIMLPQQPYFFRGTVEYNLGLALSHERLKYTQGVLKMFGVPLKVNINQLSSGQKQLVGFLRAFYIPSDVLFLDEPDSFLDKDVKEFVYRLIEDEAQKRCIIIVTHNQGISLRGTVIRFENGQIAKEGEINI from the coding sequence TTGATTGAGATAAAAAATGTAAAAAAGAACTTTGGACAGGTGACATTGTTTGAGTGCAAAAATCTTACGTTTGAGAAAAAAGGACTATATGTTATTAGAGGACCAAACGGTTGTGGAAAAACTACTTTTTTAAAAATGCTTTTTGGGAAAGACAAAGAGTATTCAGGTACAATAAATAATCTTTTTAAAAAAAACATTATGCTTCCACAGCAGCCATATTTTTTTAGAGGAACGGTTGAATATAATCTTGGACTTGCTCTTTCGCATGAGAGGCTAAAGTATACCCAGGGGGTTTTAAAGATGTTTGGTGTTCCTCTTAAAGTCAACATAAATCAGCTCTCATCTGGGCAAAAACAACTAGTAGGTTTTTTGAGAGCGTTTTATATACCTTCTGATGTGCTTTTCTTGGATGAGCCCGATTCCTTTCTCGACAAAGATGTAAAAGAGTTTGTGTACAGACTTATAGAAGATGAAGCACAAAAAAGGTGTATAATAATTGTAACACATAATCAAGGTATATCTTTGAGGGGTACTGTGATACGTTTTGAAAATGGTCAGATTGCCAAAGAAGGGGAGATTAACATATGA
- a CDS encoding ABC transporter permease has translation MLANVVISTLVVCIPSTFLAVLIGVPAGYFLKIKRFKYRKMVIRIVYTLSGLPPVLAGLLVYILLSRKGPLGFLNILFTRWAMVIAQVILIVPIVTLYTVSGLKNLDRVIENLDYLNVKGRKKYIAIMKEYSKEIMYAIVLGLSRSISEVGGVLIVGGNIEGSTRILTTAIIFEITKGEFSNALLLGSILLTISFIFNTILQILQGDIID, from the coding sequence ATGCTGGCAAATGTAGTTATTTCAACTTTGGTTGTTTGTATTCCTTCGACATTCTTGGCAGTTTTGATAGGTGTTCCTGCAGGATATTTTCTTAAAATCAAAAGATTTAAATACAGAAAGATGGTAATAAGAATAGTTTATACCCTATCTGGGCTACCACCTGTGCTTGCAGGACTGCTGGTATACATACTTCTTTCCAGAAAAGGGCCTCTTGGTTTCTTGAACATACTTTTTACAAGATGGGCAATGGTTATTGCCCAGGTAATACTCATTGTTCCTATAGTCACACTGTATACCGTGTCTGGACTTAAAAATTTAGATAGGGTTATTGAAAACTTGGATTATTTGAACGTGAAAGGACGCAAAAAATATATAGCCATTATGAAGGAATATTCAAAAGAAATAATGTATGCTATTGTTTTGGGTCTATCAAGATCAATTTCTGAGGTTGGTGGAGTTTTGATTGTTGGAGGTAACATAGAAGGAAGCACACGGATTTTAACAACAGCCATAATTTTTGAAATTACCAAGGGTGAGTTTTCAAACGCTCTTTTGCTGGGCTCGATACTTCTTACCATCTCATTTATTTTTAACACAATTTTACAAATATTACAGGGTGATATTATTGATTGA
- a CDS encoding substrate-binding domain-containing protein → MKKEKYFRNLAALLFLIWIATFNFISFSYSKTYKIATTTSIYDSGFLNFVTPIFEKENNIKFDFISVGSGQAVKIFRNGDVDGIIIHEKSFLDELKKEKLINGYTAFVLNYFILVGPKDKKDLFKKVKSVQEAFALIRKNNFKFVSRADNSATYIRELEIWKLANVQQNFGGYIKSGQGMGMSLNLANEKGAFILTDEATFYRMKDTLDNLDVVYQNPKDQVLTNIYYFAYSPKKAQLYKFATYLKSKEFKDLVTSFNIKFFKKEIYRVVK, encoded by the coding sequence ATGAAAAAAGAAAAGTATTTTAGAAATTTAGCAGCATTACTTTTTTTAATTTGGATTGCTACTTTTAATTTTATTTCATTTTCTTATTCTAAAACTTATAAAATAGCTACGACTACTAGTATATACGATAGTGGTTTTTTAAATTTTGTTACACCAATATTTGAAAAGGAAAACAATATAAAGTTCGATTTTATTTCAGTGGGAAGTGGTCAAGCTGTAAAGATTTTCAGAAATGGCGATGTTGATGGAATAATAATACATGAAAAATCATTTCTGGATGAGCTTAAAAAAGAAAAACTGATAAACGGTTATACGGCATTTGTTTTGAACTATTTTATACTTGTTGGACCCAAGGATAAAAAGGATTTATTTAAAAAGGTTAAAAGTGTCCAAGAAGCTTTTGCCTTGATAAGAAAAAATAACTTTAAATTTGTGTCACGTGCAGACAACTCAGCAACTTATATTAGAGAACTTGAGATATGGAAGTTAGCAAATGTCCAGCAAAATTTTGGAGGATATATAAAGTCAGGGCAAGGTATGGGGATGAGTCTAAATCTTGCAAATGAAAAGGGAGCTTTTATTCTCACTGATGAAGCAACATTTTATAGAATGAAAGATACATTAGATAACTTGGATGTAGTTTACCAAAATCCAAAGGATCAAGTACTTACAAATATTTATTACTTTGCTTACTCACCTAAAAAAGCGCAGCTTTACAAATTTGCTACCTACTTGAAAAGCAAGGAATTTAAAGATCTTGTAACTTCTTTTAACATAAAATTCTTCAAAAAAGAAATCTACAGAGTTGTAAAATAA
- a CDS encoding HesA/MoeB/ThiF family protein encodes MQKRYLKNLNAITEEGQRKILSTTVAVVGVGGIGGFLIEGLARLGVKKIIAVDMDSFDETNLNRQIISNVNNLGKYKVFEAEKRVKEINPAVYFEPIKEKAYLENLDIFLMEANYIFDATDNVEIRKSLSKFVQKMGKTLIHGGCAGWYAQIAVITKDTPGIEKLIGETNVEGAEKDLGNPIFAPMLTAALELSEFCKLISAQGENLIGKCMVVNLLTNEYRIFEF; translated from the coding sequence ATGCAAAAAAGGTATTTAAAAAACTTGAATGCTATAACAGAAGAAGGACAAAGAAAGATTCTTTCAACAACAGTTGCAGTTGTTGGGGTGGGCGGAATAGGTGGTTTTTTAATAGAAGGGCTTGCGCGGCTTGGAGTGAAAAAAATTATAGCAGTTGACATGGACTCTTTTGATGAAACAAATTTGAATAGGCAGATAATTTCAAATGTAAACAACCTTGGAAAGTATAAAGTATTTGAAGCAGAGAAAAGAGTAAAAGAGATAAATCCTGCAGTTTATTTTGAGCCAATAAAGGAAAAGGCTTATTTAGAAAACCTTGATATATTTTTGATGGAAGCAAATTATATATTTGATGCAACTGATAATGTGGAAATAAGAAAAAGCCTTTCTAAGTTTGTACAAAAGATGGGGAAAACATTAATTCACGGCGGATGTGCTGGCTGGTATGCTCAGATTGCCGTCATCACAAAAGACACACCAGGAATTGAAAAGCTTATAGGAGAGACAAATGTTGAAGGTGCTGAAAAAGACCTTGGCAATCCCATTTTTGCTCCAATGTTGACGGCAGCGTTAGAGCTTTCTGAGTTTTGTAAACTGATATCAGCTCAAGGTGAGAACTTAATTGGAAAGTGTATGGTTGTAAATCTCTTGACAAATGAATACAGAATTTTTGAATTTTAG
- a CDS encoding MoaD/ThiS family protein: protein MKIGVEVNDFFRRYGSEVGKMEVEIGPNTNVEELLKNLNIPKDKVGFVIVNQKRVDFDYVLSENDSVYITPYATGG, encoded by the coding sequence ATGAAAATTGGAGTAGAGGTAAATGATTTTTTTAGGAGATATGGAAGTGAAGTAGGGAAAATGGAGGTTGAAATTGGACCGAACACAAACGTGGAAGAGCTTCTTAAAAACTTAAACATTCCAAAAGACAAAGTAGGATTTGTGATTGTCAATCAAAAAAGAGTTGACTTTGATTATGTGTTGTCAGAAAATGATAGTGTGTATATAACTCCATATGCAACTGGAGGCTAA
- a CDS encoding aldehyde ferredoxin oxidoreductase N-terminal domain-containing protein — protein MIGTEFIRVLYIDLTNKKADIQERKDLYKYLGGAGIAVKLLEENMKKGVDPLHESQPLIISIGPLSTIFPVVTKAVATFISPHTGEYGESHAGGRLAMAIRNAGYDAIVITGRAKKPTYLVITDKNIEFKDARAMWGLDIEETGRVIREREPGPGKRSIIRIGRAGENLVTYSCVNVDTYRHFGRLGIGAVLGSKNLKAIMIMGEENLPIANLKEYFKTYQEIYKKVTQTDAMAKYHELGTPMNIKVLNSISSLPTKNLLQSTFEHADDISGETFAEKNLVRKVSCVGCPIGCIHIGQFRREFDKGYEYESISVSYDHELIYALGSLLGVKTTDEVLQIIEEVELVGLDAISTGVVLAWATEALKKGLISREDTLADLEFGNTMEYIKAIDNIADRVNEFYYTIGNGLKEAVKKYGGEEFALLYGGNEMAGYHTGYAFALGQTVGARHSHLDNAGYSYDQSAKEIKDEEIIDYVINEEKERAILTSLCICLFARKVYDRPTILKALNSIGINWTDQDLIRLANDVFFTKLKIKKELGYSLENYKFPKRIFETPTLWGKMDEERLNRLLKMYIERVEKEYENWSRGK, from the coding sequence ATGATAGGGACAGAGTTTATAAGAGTGCTTTATATAGACCTTACAAACAAAAAGGCAGACATTCAAGAAAGGAAGGACCTTTACAAATACCTTGGTGGGGCAGGTATTGCAGTAAAACTTTTAGAGGAAAATATGAAAAAAGGTGTTGACCCATTGCATGAAAGCCAGCCGTTAATCATTTCAATCGGACCTCTTTCAACCATATTTCCTGTGGTAACAAAAGCTGTAGCAACTTTTATTTCACCTCACACAGGTGAGTATGGTGAGAGTCACGCAGGTGGAAGACTTGCAATGGCTATAAGAAATGCAGGATATGATGCCATAGTCATAACAGGAAGGGCTAAGAAGCCAACATACCTTGTCATTACAGATAAAAATATTGAATTTAAAGATGCAAGAGCTATGTGGGGACTTGACATAGAAGAAACAGGAAGAGTGATAAGAGAAAGAGAGCCAGGTCCAGGGAAAAGAAGTATAATCAGAATTGGCAGGGCAGGAGAAAACCTTGTAACATACTCTTGTGTCAATGTTGATACTTACAGACATTTTGGAAGACTTGGAATTGGTGCAGTCCTTGGAAGTAAGAATTTGAAAGCAATAATGATAATGGGAGAAGAAAACTTACCAATTGCTAATCTTAAAGAGTATTTTAAGACCTATCAAGAAATATACAAAAAAGTTACACAGACAGATGCAATGGCTAAATACCACGAGCTTGGGACGCCTATGAACATCAAAGTTCTAAATAGCATAAGTTCTCTTCCAACAAAAAATTTACTTCAATCTACGTTTGAACATGCAGATGATATCTCAGGTGAGACATTTGCTGAGAAAAACCTTGTCAGAAAAGTTTCGTGTGTTGGTTGTCCTATTGGATGTATCCATATAGGACAGTTCAGACGCGAGTTTGACAAGGGATATGAGTATGAATCTATTTCTGTTTCATATGACCATGAACTTATATATGCACTTGGAAGCCTATTGGGAGTAAAGACAACAGATGAAGTTTTGCAGATTATAGAAGAAGTTGAGCTTGTAGGACTTGATGCCATTTCAACTGGTGTTGTACTGGCATGGGCAACAGAAGCGCTCAAAAAAGGGCTTATATCAAGGGAAGATACCCTTGCGGACCTTGAGTTTGGCAACACCATGGAGTATATTAAAGCAATTGATAATATCGCAGATAGAGTAAACGAGTTTTATTACACAATAGGCAACGGTTTGAAAGAGGCTGTGAAAAAATACGGAGGAGAAGAATTTGCTCTTTTGTATGGTGGAAATGAAATGGCAGGATATCATACAGGCTATGCATTTGCGCTTGGTCAAACAGTTGGGGCAAGGCATTCTCATTTGGATAATGCAGGTTACTCTTATGACCAGAGTGCAAAAGAAATCAAAGATGAGGAAATAATAGATTATGTAATAAATGAGGAAAAGGAAAGAGCAATCTTGACCTCCCTTTGCATATGCTTGTTTGCAAGAAAAGTATATGACAGACCTACAATCTTAAAAGCCTTAAATTCGATTGGTATTAATTGGACTGACCAAGATTTGATAAGACTTGCCAATGACGTCTTCTTTACAAAACTTAAAATCAAAAAGGAACTGGGATATTCGCTTGAAAACTACAAATTCCCAAAGAGAATTTTTGAAACGCCAACTTTGTGGGGCAAGATGGACGAAGAGAGACTAAACAGACTTTTGAAGATGTATATTGAGAGGGTGGAAAAGGAATATGAAAATTGGAGTAGAGGTAAATGA
- a CDS encoding 4Fe-4S binding protein, with protein MPKVLRADNMNKCLGCFTCMLTCAAVNHNNHNLAKSSIKVKTRGGLQSKFAATICVACKEPACAEACPTNALVKRPGGGVKLIEEKCIACEKCVSACIVGAIHMDYDRKIPIVCKHCGACVRMCPHNCLSMEEVSE; from the coding sequence TTGCCAAAGGTTCTTCGAGCTGACAACATGAACAAGTGTCTTGGATGCTTTACATGTATGCTTACATGCGCAGCAGTAAACCATAACAACCACAACCTTGCAAAAAGTTCTATAAAGGTGAAGACAAGAGGGGGACTTCAGAGCAAGTTTGCGGCAACAATTTGTGTTGCGTGCAAGGAACCAGCGTGTGCAGAGGCTTGTCCCACAAATGCACTTGTAAAAAGGCCCGGTGGCGGTGTTAAGCTAATTGAAGAAAAATGCATTGCATGTGAAAAATGTGTTAGCGCGTGCATAGTTGGGGCAATTCACATGGACTATGACAGAAAAATCCCGATTGTTTGTAAACACTGTGGGGCATGTGTGAGGATGTGTCCACACAATTGTCTTTCTATGGAAGAGGTGAGCGAATAA